The Peribacillus simplex genome contains a region encoding:
- a CDS encoding NUDIX hydrolase has protein sequence MDIIYNICFITRKRFNEVEVLMLFRQKNPNRHKWNGIGGKIEQGETIDESMEREIFEETGLKVKGLAFRGIVTWNQTGGMYVYRAEEAGGGLTACNEGELAWKPFKWVMEANEVVSNIKYYLKDILLDEPPMEFACIYDNEQLISVKKKPMPDLAKELTFN, from the coding sequence ATGGATATTATCTATAATATATGTTTTATAACTCGAAAAAGATTCAATGAAGTCGAAGTGTTGATGCTATTTCGCCAAAAAAATCCGAATAGGCATAAATGGAATGGTATAGGCGGAAAAATAGAACAAGGTGAAACCATCGATGAATCGATGGAGCGCGAAATTTTTGAAGAAACTGGTTTGAAGGTAAAGGGGTTGGCCTTTCGAGGAATTGTGACATGGAATCAAACAGGTGGAATGTATGTTTACCGGGCTGAAGAAGCAGGGGGAGGGCTTACTGCCTGTAATGAAGGGGAACTTGCCTGGAAGCCATTTAAATGGGTTATGGAGGCAAATGAAGTTGTGTCCAACATAAAGTATTATCTAAAGGATATATTACTGGATGAACCACCAATGGAATTTGCCTGTATCTATGATAATGAACAATTAATATCAGTCAAAAAGAAGCCTATGCCTGATTTGGCAAAAGAATTGACTTTTAATTGA
- a CDS encoding YycC family protein: MKPLQISPETALKLSKSLNLPLEQIMHMPTPVLLRKLAEAEAKENTK, translated from the coding sequence ATGAAGCCATTGCAAATATCACCGGAAACCGCACTAAAGTTATCCAAGTCACTAAACTTGCCTTTAGAGCAAATCATGCATATGCCTACACCCGTCTTGCTGAGAAAGCTTGCCGAGGCTGAAGCAAAAGAAAATACTAAATAG
- the plsY gene encoding glycerol-3-phosphate 1-O-acyltransferase PlsY: MLTFITILAAYLIGSIPSGLIIGKTFYKIDIREHGSKNLGGTNTFRTLGVKAGLTVTIMDILKGTLATFLPYMLGVEMHLLLAGVIAVIGHMFPIFANFRGGKAVATSAGVILAYEPWFFVFAVIIFFISLYISKYVSLSSMIACLLALIYSLVFHNDDPALIIVISIITIFIFYRHRANIKRIKDKTEPKVKWL, from the coding sequence ATGCTTACATTTATCACTATACTGGCTGCATACCTGATCGGCTCGATTCCTTCCGGTTTAATAATTGGTAAAACATTTTACAAAATCGACATCCGGGAGCATGGCAGTAAAAATCTGGGCGGGACAAATACCTTCAGGACACTTGGTGTCAAGGCAGGGCTAACCGTTACTATCATGGATATACTTAAGGGTACCCTAGCAACTTTCCTGCCGTATATGCTAGGAGTGGAAATGCATTTATTGCTAGCCGGAGTTATTGCGGTCATCGGTCATATGTTTCCCATTTTTGCAAATTTTCGGGGCGGAAAAGCGGTGGCAACTTCTGCTGGTGTCATTCTTGCTTATGAACCATGGTTTTTTGTCTTTGCCGTCATCATTTTCTTTATATCCTTATACATATCCAAATATGTCTCGCTTTCATCCATGATTGCTTGTCTACTTGCTCTCATCTACAGTTTAGTTTTTCATAATGATGATCCGGCGCTCATTATTGTAATCAGTATAATAACGATCTTCATTTTTTACCGGCATCGCGCAAACATCAAGCGGATTAAAGATAAAACTGAACCGAAGGTAAAGTGGTTGTAA
- a CDS encoding CoA-binding protein → MIENPSREEMGKMLKKSKRIAVVGLSNNPERTSYMVSKAMQDSGYEIIPVNPAISEVLGVKAVKALKDIEGHVDIVNVFRRSEFLPEIAKEFAEIDADIFWAQLGVENEEAYNFLKEKGYTVIMNRCIKVEHALTK, encoded by the coding sequence ATGATAGAAAATCCAAGCAGGGAAGAAATGGGAAAGATGTTGAAAAAATCGAAGCGCATCGCTGTCGTTGGTTTATCTAATAACCCTGAGCGTACTTCTTATATGGTATCGAAGGCCATGCAGGATAGCGGATATGAAATCATCCCGGTAAACCCTGCCATATCCGAAGTGCTAGGTGTCAAGGCAGTTAAAGCCCTGAAAGATATTGAAGGGCACGTCGATATCGTCAATGTTTTCCGCCGTTCAGAGTTCCTTCCGGAGATAGCCAAGGAATTTGCAGAAATCGATGCAGATATCTTTTGGGCGCAGCTAGGGGTGGAAAATGAAGAAGCCTATAATTTTTTAAAAGAAAAAGGATATACTGTCATCATGAATCGATGCATAAAAGTCGAACACGCCCTTACCAAGTAA
- the parE gene encoding DNA topoisomerase IV subunit B: MAKKVKTIEYNDDAIQVLEGLEAVRKRPGMYIGSTDARGLHHLVYEIVDNSVDEALAGYGDQISVKIHKDNSVSVSDKGRGMPIGMHKLGKPTPEVILTILHAGGKFGQGGYKTSGGLHGVGASVVNALSEWLVVTIKRDGFIYEQRFFNGGKPETTLEKIGKTNQAGTKIHFKPDPKIFSVTTFNYDILCERLRESAFLLKGMKIELTDERNGHNEIFHYENGIEAFVDYLNEEKETLHSVVSLEGEQNGIEVELAFQFNDGYSENILSFVNNVRTKDGGTHEIGAKTAMTRAFNDYARKMGLLKEKDKNLEGTDIREGLSSIISVRIPEELLQFEGQTKSKLGTSEARSAVDSIVSEHLAYFFEEDPTTSTLLVKKAIKAFQAREAARKAREDARSGKKRKKSDAILSGKLTPAQSKNPERNELYLVEGDSAGGSAKQGRDRRFQAVLPLRGKVINTEKAKLADIFKNEEINTIIHAIGGGVGAEFNTPDTNYDKVIIMTDADTDGAHIQVLLLTFFYRYMKPLIESGKVYIALPPLYKVSKGTGKKEVIEYAWSDEELQGAIDKVGKGYMIQRYKGLGEMNADQLWDTTMNPETRTLIRVKIDDGARAERRVTTLMGDKVEPRRKWIEANVAFGLEEESNILDNENMSIEEEVINDGI; encoded by the coding sequence GTGGCAAAGAAAGTAAAAACAATCGAGTACAATGATGATGCAATTCAGGTACTGGAAGGACTCGAAGCGGTCAGAAAACGTCCCGGTATGTATATCGGCAGTACTGATGCACGCGGACTTCATCATTTAGTGTATGAGATTGTAGATAACTCCGTAGATGAGGCTTTAGCTGGATATGGAGACCAAATTAGTGTGAAAATACATAAAGATAACAGTGTGAGTGTGTCTGATAAAGGGCGCGGAATGCCTATTGGCATGCATAAATTAGGTAAACCGACGCCTGAAGTCATTTTGACGATTCTTCATGCTGGAGGTAAATTTGGACAAGGCGGATATAAAACGAGTGGAGGCCTTCATGGAGTAGGTGCTTCGGTCGTTAACGCGTTGTCTGAATGGCTTGTCGTGACGATCAAACGGGACGGGTTCATTTACGAACAACGTTTTTTCAATGGCGGAAAGCCAGAAACCACACTGGAGAAAATCGGTAAAACCAATCAAGCTGGGACCAAAATCCACTTCAAGCCCGATCCAAAAATATTTTCGGTGACGACTTTTAATTATGATATCCTATGTGAGCGTCTTCGCGAATCGGCTTTTCTTTTAAAAGGCATGAAGATAGAATTGACGGATGAGCGTAACGGCCATAATGAAATTTTTCACTATGAAAATGGAATTGAAGCGTTTGTTGATTATTTAAATGAAGAAAAAGAGACCCTTCATAGCGTAGTCAGCTTGGAAGGGGAACAAAATGGGATAGAAGTCGAACTCGCCTTTCAATTTAACGATGGTTATTCAGAAAATATTTTAAGCTTTGTAAATAACGTTCGTACAAAAGACGGAGGCACCCATGAGATTGGTGCAAAAACGGCCATGACAAGGGCATTTAATGATTATGCCAGAAAAATGGGGCTATTAAAGGAAAAAGATAAAAACCTCGAAGGTACCGATATACGTGAAGGCTTGTCTTCAATCATTTCAGTACGTATCCCTGAAGAACTTCTTCAATTCGAAGGACAAACCAAGAGCAAGCTAGGAACCAGCGAAGCCCGTTCTGCAGTTGATTCCATCGTATCAGAGCACTTAGCCTACTTTTTTGAAGAAGATCCGACCACGAGTACCCTATTGGTTAAAAAAGCGATTAAAGCGTTCCAAGCAAGGGAAGCGGCACGAAAAGCTCGTGAAGACGCAAGAAGCGGGAAGAAACGGAAAAAATCCGATGCCATCCTTTCTGGGAAATTAACACCAGCCCAATCGAAAAATCCCGAACGGAATGAATTGTATCTTGTGGAAGGAGACTCTGCTGGGGGATCCGCTAAACAAGGGCGGGATCGCCGTTTCCAAGCAGTACTGCCATTACGGGGTAAAGTTATCAATACGGAAAAGGCAAAACTGGCGGATATTTTTAAAAACGAGGAAATAAATACGATCATCCATGCCATCGGCGGAGGTGTCGGGGCGGAGTTCAACACGCCGGACACTAACTATGATAAAGTGATCATCATGACTGATGCCGATACGGATGGGGCACATATCCAAGTGCTGCTGCTGACTTTCTTTTATCGCTATATGAAGCCGTTAATAGAGTCAGGAAAGGTTTATATTGCCTTGCCCCCTTTATATAAAGTGAGCAAAGGGACCGGGAAGAAAGAAGTCATTGAATATGCCTGGAGTGACGAAGAACTTCAGGGAGCGATAGACAAGGTGGGGAAAGGCTATATGATTCAGCGCTATAAAGGGCTGGGTGAGATGAATGCCGACCAATTATGGGATACGACCATGAACCCGGAAACAAGGACATTGATACGTGTGAAGATCGATGATGGTGCCCGTGCAGAAAGACGTGTGACAACGTTGATGGGAGACAAGGTTGAACCGCGTCGTAAGTGGATTGAAGCCAATGTCGCTTTTGGTCTCGAAGAGGAATCGAATATTTTGGATAATGAAAATATGTCGATTGAAGAGGAGGTCATTAACGATGGTATTTGA
- the parC gene encoding DNA topoisomerase IV subunit A has protein sequence MVFEETFRDLPLEEVIGDRFGRYSKYIIQDRALPDARDGLKPVQRRILYAMHVEGNTQEKGFRKSAKTVGNVIGNYHPHGDSSVYEAMVRMSQDWKLRKVMVQMHGNNGSIDGDPPAAMRYTEARLSSIASEMLRDIEKRTVDFVPNFDDTSEEPIVLPAMFPNLLVNGSTGISAGYATEIPPHQLGEVIDAAIMRIDKPEATVADLMTVIKGPDFPTGGIIQGIEGIRKAYETGKGKIIIRGLADVETIRGGKQQIVITEIPYEVNKANLVKKMDEFRLDRKVEGIAEVRDETDRTGLRIVIELKKEADANGVLHYLYKNSDLQIAYNFNMVAIYKKRPTLMSLPKMLDAYIEHRKEVIVNRSRYELQKAHDRAHIVDGLVKALSILDEVIAVIRASKDKRNAKDNLIAKFAFTEAQAEAIVSLQLYRLTNTDITALEAEATELKNKIEELTKILGSEKVLLQVIKKELRFIKKGFDDGRRSKIEKEIEEIKINLEVLIASEDVMVTVTKEGYVKRTSLRSYAASGGLDFGMKDSDRLLQRLEMNTTDVLLLFTSKGNYLYCPVHQLPDIRWKETGQHIANIIPIDREEQIIKAIPIKDFTMPEFLVFITKNGMVKKTELASYKAQRHSKPLVGVNLKGDDELVDVHHTDGQADLFLVTHNGYGLWFDEEEVSVVGVRAAGVKGINLKEDDYVIGGKVLAKDSKESIFIVTQRGAIKKMKLTEFEKTSRAKRGVVVLRELKSNPHRVIGFDIINKTDSLFILSEKGTIETIHAASLKNHDRYTNGSFVFDETVSGKAKELWKISLEDDSAIEQ, from the coding sequence ATGGTATTTGAAGAAACGTTTAGAGATTTGCCGCTTGAAGAGGTAATTGGTGACCGCTTCGGGCGTTATAGTAAATATATTATCCAAGATCGGGCACTTCCAGATGCTAGGGACGGTTTAAAACCGGTGCAGCGCAGGATATTGTATGCGATGCATGTCGAAGGAAATACTCAGGAAAAAGGATTTAGGAAATCCGCAAAAACTGTCGGTAATGTAATTGGTAACTATCACCCTCACGGAGATTCATCCGTTTATGAGGCAATGGTTCGGATGAGCCAAGACTGGAAGCTGCGGAAGGTCATGGTCCAAATGCACGGAAACAATGGCAGTATCGATGGTGATCCGCCTGCTGCGATGCGGTATACGGAAGCAAGGCTTTCATCGATCGCCTCCGAGATGCTCCGGGATATTGAAAAAAGGACGGTCGATTTCGTACCGAACTTTGATGATACTTCAGAAGAGCCCATTGTATTGCCTGCAATGTTCCCAAACCTGCTTGTAAACGGCTCTACAGGAATTTCAGCCGGCTATGCCACTGAAATCCCGCCACATCAACTTGGTGAGGTCATTGATGCTGCCATTATGCGAATCGATAAGCCGGAAGCGACAGTCGCTGATTTAATGACGGTCATTAAAGGGCCGGATTTTCCTACTGGCGGTATCATTCAAGGAATTGAAGGCATTCGTAAGGCCTATGAAACAGGTAAAGGAAAAATAATCATTCGCGGGTTGGCGGATGTGGAAACGATTCGGGGCGGCAAACAGCAAATCGTCATCACTGAAATCCCATATGAAGTCAATAAAGCAAACCTTGTTAAGAAAATGGATGAGTTCCGTCTAGACCGGAAAGTGGAAGGCATCGCCGAAGTAAGGGATGAAACCGACCGTACAGGACTGCGGATTGTCATTGAACTGAAAAAAGAAGCAGATGCAAATGGAGTCCTGCATTATTTATACAAAAATTCCGATCTCCAAATCGCATACAATTTCAATATGGTTGCGATATATAAAAAACGGCCAACATTGATGAGCCTGCCTAAAATGCTCGATGCATATATCGAACACCGTAAAGAGGTAATCGTGAACCGTTCACGTTATGAGTTGCAAAAGGCACATGACAGGGCACATATCGTTGATGGTTTAGTGAAGGCTTTATCCATATTAGATGAAGTCATCGCTGTCATCCGGGCATCTAAAGACAAACGGAATGCTAAAGATAACCTCATTGCTAAATTCGCTTTTACAGAAGCGCAAGCTGAAGCCATTGTCTCCTTGCAGTTATATAGGCTGACAAATACGGATATTACAGCACTTGAAGCAGAGGCAACGGAATTGAAGAACAAAATTGAGGAATTGACAAAGATTCTTGGCAGTGAAAAAGTTCTTCTTCAAGTAATAAAAAAAGAACTTCGATTCATTAAAAAGGGCTTTGATGACGGACGGCGTTCCAAAATCGAAAAAGAAATTGAAGAAATCAAAATCAATCTTGAAGTCTTGATAGCGAGTGAAGACGTGATGGTTACCGTGACGAAAGAAGGCTATGTCAAACGGACATCGTTACGATCTTATGCAGCATCAGGAGGTCTTGATTTTGGCATGAAGGATTCCGATCGCCTGCTCCAGAGGCTGGAGATGAATACAACAGATGTCCTATTGCTGTTCACATCCAAAGGGAACTACCTCTATTGTCCAGTTCATCAGCTTCCTGATATTCGCTGGAAGGAAACCGGACAGCATATCGCGAACATCATTCCAATCGACAGGGAAGAACAAATCATAAAAGCGATTCCTATAAAAGATTTTACCATGCCGGAATTCTTAGTGTTCATCACGAAAAATGGTATGGTGAAAAAGACAGAATTAGCTTCCTATAAAGCCCAGCGTCATTCAAAACCTCTGGTTGGTGTCAATTTAAAAGGTGACGATGAACTGGTTGATGTCCACCATACCGATGGACAGGCTGACCTTTTCCTAGTCACTCATAACGGATACGGTTTATGGTTTGATGAAGAAGAAGTAAGTGTTGTCGGTGTTCGGGCAGCAGGAGTCAAAGGGATTAATTTGAAAGAAGATGACTATGTCATTGGCGGAAAGGTTTTGGCCAAGGATAGTAAAGAATCGATCTTTATCGTTACACAGCGCGGGGCCATAAAGAAAATGAAATTAACCGAGTTTGAAAAAACGAGCAGGGCAAAACGCGGTGTCGTGGTCTTGAGGGAATTGAAATCGAATCCTCATAGGGTCATTGGTTTCGATATTATTAACAAAACAGACAGTCTATTCATTCTTTCTGAAAAGGGAACGATTGAAACGATTCATGCCGCTTCATTAAAAAATCATGATCGATATACGAATGGCTCATTTGTTTTTGATGAAACGGTTAGCGGAAAAGCGAAAGAATTATGGAAAATATCATTGGAAGATGACTCCGCCATAGAGCAGTGA
- a CDS encoding long-chain-fatty-acid--CoA ligase, whose protein sequence is MDRPWKKHIPQGNPIEIDIPEMSLTELFYQSVEQYSNKTAVTFMEQRYTYSELGMLVKRCACVLADEGIGKGDRVALMLPNCPQYPIGFFGTLLNGAIVVQINPMYKANELIHVLKDSGARHIIVLDDLLPIVEAVIAETDVEKVLSVSLETGNCEMTKKLLSVNEADFTVEIEPAEDVAVLQYTGGTTGRSKGAMLTHRNIVANTLQSAATSRINTQKGKEKVLGVSPLFHVYGMTSGMNLTFYNGGELILVSRFQVPEIVEIINNLKPTIFPGVPTMYIALLQYYQSHPFDLDTLKSCVSGSSPLPLNVLSRFNELSGTKIAEGYGLSEASPVTHRNPVSGLQKPGSIGIPIQNTDAAIIDSITGEPALLVDTPGELVIKGPQVMKGYWGMPEETRQTIQNGWLHTGDIAKMDEDGFFYIVGRKKEMIIAGGFNIYPIEIEDILYSHPKVLEAAVFGVPDQYRGETAHAAVVLKPNERITENELKDYCRKQLAAFKVPKAITFESELPKTAVGKILKRKLQEKHIAYSDKR, encoded by the coding sequence ATGGATAGACCCTGGAAAAAGCATATCCCGCAAGGAAATCCAATTGAGATTGATATTCCTGAAATGTCTTTGACAGAACTATTTTATCAATCAGTCGAACAATATTCGAATAAAACAGCGGTTACGTTCATGGAGCAAAGGTATACATATTCAGAGTTGGGGATGTTAGTGAAAAGATGTGCATGCGTGCTTGCTGATGAAGGTATTGGAAAGGGAGATCGTGTAGCTCTTATGCTTCCCAATTGTCCACAATATCCAATTGGTTTTTTTGGAACCCTTTTGAATGGAGCCATTGTTGTCCAAATCAATCCAATGTATAAAGCGAACGAATTAATACATGTCCTGAAAGACTCAGGTGCAAGGCACATCATTGTGCTCGACGATTTATTGCCAATAGTTGAAGCAGTTATAGCTGAAACCGATGTTGAAAAGGTGTTGAGCGTGTCGCTGGAAACCGGCAATTGTGAAATGACAAAAAAACTACTATCTGTAAATGAGGCGGATTTCACTGTGGAGATTGAACCTGCCGAAGATGTCGCCGTTCTCCAATATACAGGAGGAACGACAGGGCGTTCTAAAGGGGCGATGCTAACCCATCGTAATATTGTTGCCAATACGCTGCAAAGTGCAGCCACTTCAAGAATCAATACTCAAAAGGGGAAGGAAAAGGTACTTGGCGTTTCCCCATTATTTCATGTTTACGGCATGACTTCCGGGATGAACCTGACGTTTTATAATGGCGGGGAATTAATTCTTGTATCCCGGTTTCAGGTGCCGGAGATCGTCGAAATTATCAATAATCTTAAACCGACTATTTTTCCAGGGGTACCGACGATGTATATTGCTTTATTACAATATTACCAGTCTCATCCATTTGATTTGGATACATTGAAATCTTGCGTTTCGGGTTCGTCACCATTGCCATTGAATGTACTGTCAAGATTCAACGAATTGAGTGGAACAAAGATTGCAGAGGGTTATGGACTGTCCGAGGCGTCACCAGTCACGCACCGGAATCCAGTTAGTGGCCTGCAAAAACCCGGAAGTATCGGGATTCCTATACAAAATACCGATGCCGCGATCATTGACAGTATTACAGGAGAGCCAGCCCTTTTGGTTGATACACCAGGTGAATTGGTCATAAAGGGTCCACAGGTAATGAAAGGCTATTGGGGCATGCCTGAAGAGACGCGGCAGACGATTCAAAACGGATGGCTGCATACCGGTGATATTGCCAAGATGGATGAAGATGGCTTCTTTTACATTGTGGGACGGAAGAAAGAGATGATCATCGCAGGCGGTTTCAATATTTATCCAATTGAAATTGAAGATATACTATACAGCCATCCTAAGGTACTGGAAGCTGCCGTCTTTGGCGTTCCCGATCAATATCGCGGTGAAACGGCACATGCTGCGGTAGTTCTAAAACCAAATGAAAGAATAACTGAAAACGAATTGAAGGATTATTGCCGAAAGCAGCTCGCTGCCTTTAAAGTCCCAAAAGCAATCACATTTGAAAGTGAACTTCCGAAGACGGCGGTCGGTAAAATCTTAAAACGTAAACTTCAAGAAAAACATATCGCTTATTCGGATAAAAGATGA
- a CDS encoding acyl-CoA dehydrogenase family protein has protein sequence MDFRLDEDILLLKENIRQFIEEQIDPFSMQIEDEDHIPESIINLSKEIGLFGLSIPERYGGLGIGMVGKCALYEEIGKTHNGYTTLIGAHTGIGTVGIVEMGNEMQKEKYLPDMASGNRIGAFALTEPAAGSHATNLKMTAVKNGDKYILNGTKHYITNADVADIFTVMAVTDKDKGAKGITSFIVEKDFPGFRVGSLERKMGLRGSHSAELVFEDCEVPAENVLGDVGQGYVNALKILANGRAGLAARNLGSCQYLLDLSTKYAIEREQFHVPIIDHQAVSHMIAEMAMEIEALRSFTYRVAWMVDRKEKIIKEAAMLKLYGSEVYNRVADKAVQIHGGMGYMKDYPVERFYRDARITRIYEGTSEIQKNIITGQLKRKYQN, from the coding sequence ATGGACTTTCGCTTAGATGAAGACATCTTGCTATTAAAAGAAAATATACGCCAGTTTATCGAAGAGCAAATCGATCCATTTTCCATGCAGATAGAGGATGAAGATCATATCCCGGAATCCATAATAAATTTATCGAAGGAAATCGGGCTATTCGGACTTAGTATCCCGGAAAGGTATGGCGGGCTCGGTATCGGGATGGTGGGAAAATGTGCTTTATATGAGGAAATCGGCAAAACCCATAATGGATATACCACTCTGATTGGGGCCCACACCGGTATAGGGACGGTAGGGATAGTTGAAATGGGCAATGAAATGCAAAAGGAAAAGTATCTACCAGATATGGCAAGCGGTAATAGAATTGGCGCTTTTGCTTTAACTGAGCCTGCAGCTGGGTCCCATGCAACGAATCTCAAAATGACGGCAGTCAAAAATGGCGATAAATATATTCTAAATGGGACCAAGCATTATATAACGAATGCAGATGTAGCAGATATTTTTACAGTTATGGCCGTAACGGACAAAGATAAAGGGGCGAAAGGAATCACCTCATTCATAGTAGAAAAGGATTTTCCGGGTTTTAGAGTTGGTAGCCTGGAAAGGAAGATGGGTCTTCGAGGCTCACATTCGGCCGAATTGGTTTTTGAAGATTGCGAGGTTCCTGCCGAAAATGTACTGGGAGACGTTGGCCAAGGGTATGTAAATGCATTGAAGATTCTTGCAAATGGCCGCGCAGGCCTTGCTGCCCGTAATTTGGGGTCCTGTCAATACCTGCTCGACCTATCTACTAAATATGCCATAGAACGTGAACAATTCCATGTCCCGATCATTGATCATCAGGCCGTATCCCATATGATTGCCGAGATGGCAATGGAAATAGAAGCACTTCGCTCATTCACATACCGGGTTGCATGGATGGTCGATCGGAAAGAAAAAATCATTAAAGAAGCGGCAATGCTTAAGTTGTATGGTTCGGAAGTATATAATCGTGTCGCCGATAAGGCCGTTCAGATTCATGGCGGAATGGGATACATGAAGGATTATCCGGTTGAACGTTTCTATCGGGATGCACGAATCACCAGAATATATGAAGGCACGTCCGAAATCCAAAAAAATATCATTACCGGACAATTGAAGAGAAAATATCAAAACTAG
- a CDS encoding acyl-CoA dehydrogenase family protein: protein MDLRLSDEQKMVQKTIRKFVENELIPLENEVLRNEMAGKPSLPEGTLKELQEKAKKAGFWGINTPEEYGGADLGQLMMAIVLMEVSKTFVPFSFGGSADNILYYANEEQKQKYLIPTINGEKKSCFAMTEPGAGSDTRNIKMTAVKEGNEWVLNGEKTFITGGNDADFVMVIAVTDKERHQATGTEGVTCFIVDRDMGWRSEYINTMGEWGPAGLVFDNVRVPEENILGEVHGGYKLGLEWIGFARWIVGARAVGSAERLLQMAIDYAKERVTFGKPIAERQAIQWQIADSAVEIDAARWLVLNAAFTLDNGEDNRHLASMAKLYGANMGNRVVDRVLQIHGGMGYTKELPIERWYREARLWRIYDGTDEIQRMIISRNLIKGHVKLGQFL, encoded by the coding sequence ATGGATTTACGACTATCGGATGAACAAAAAATGGTACAAAAAACAATACGCAAGTTCGTGGAAAATGAATTGATTCCCTTGGAAAATGAAGTGCTTCGCAATGAAATGGCAGGAAAACCTAGTTTACCAGAGGGGACATTGAAAGAATTACAGGAAAAAGCAAAAAAGGCTGGTTTTTGGGGCATCAATACCCCGGAGGAATATGGCGGGGCAGACCTAGGACAGCTTATGATGGCAATTGTCTTGATGGAAGTATCAAAAACGTTTGTACCATTCAGCTTTGGAGGCTCGGCTGATAACATACTTTATTATGCAAATGAAGAACAGAAACAGAAATATCTTATCCCTACGATTAACGGTGAGAAAAAGTCCTGTTTTGCCATGACGGAGCCGGGGGCTGGGTCCGATACGCGAAATATTAAAATGACGGCAGTAAAAGAAGGGAACGAATGGGTGCTTAACGGTGAAAAAACTTTCATTACCGGAGGAAATGATGCCGATTTCGTCATGGTCATTGCTGTAACCGACAAAGAACGTCATCAAGCAACCGGAACGGAAGGGGTAACCTGTTTCATTGTTGACCGTGATATGGGATGGAGATCAGAGTATATCAATACAATGGGAGAATGGGGACCGGCCGGTTTAGTTTTTGATAATGTCAGGGTACCCGAAGAAAACATCTTAGGGGAAGTGCATGGAGGTTATAAACTAGGCCTGGAATGGATTGGGTTTGCAAGATGGATCGTGGGCGCACGCGCTGTCGGTTCTGCAGAAAGATTGCTGCAAATGGCTATCGATTACGCGAAAGAACGAGTCACATTCGGTAAACCGATCGCGGAGCGCCAGGCCATTCAATGGCAGATAGCTGATTCGGCCGTAGAGATCGATGCTGCAAGATGGCTTGTATTGAATGCGGCTTTTACACTTGATAACGGAGAAGACAATCGCCATTTAGCTTCAATGGCTAAACTTTATGGTGCCAATATGGGGAATCGGGTCGTTGATCGCGTATTGCAGATACACGGAGGCATGGGCTATACGAAGGAGCTTCCCATCGAGCGTTGGTACCGCGAGGCTAGGCTTTGGAGGATTTATGACGGTACGGATGAAATACAGCGTATGATCATTTCCCGAAATTTGATTAAGGGGCATGTTAAGTTAGGACAATTCTTATAA
- a CDS encoding SDR family oxidoreductase produces the protein MTGRFLGKSALVTGGSRGIGRAIVELFASEGANVAIIDINEEVLTSTGNELRDKGYTIFTKVANVVNSEEVEASIKEITDTFGSLDILVNNAGVIRDNLLFKMTDSDWQTVMDVHLKGTFNAVRAAQKHMVANKYGRIINISSTSALGNRGQANYSAAKAGLQGLTKTLAIELGKYGITANSVAPGFIETEMTKETARRVGVSFEQFIQDRANSIPVARSGLPSDIAHAVAFFADEASSFISGQVLYVAGGPKN, from the coding sequence ATGACAGGGAGATTTTTAGGGAAATCGGCTTTAGTTACAGGTGGAAGCAGGGGGATTGGCCGGGCGATCGTCGAACTATTTGCCAGTGAAGGCGCAAACGTGGCGATTATTGATATCAACGAAGAGGTTTTGACATCCACAGGAAATGAATTAAGGGATAAGGGTTATACCATTTTTACCAAAGTGGCCAATGTGGTCAATTCTGAAGAGGTGGAAGCATCCATAAAAGAAATAACCGATACATTCGGATCGCTTGATATTCTCGTGAATAATGCTGGGGTCATCCGGGATAATCTACTTTTCAAAATGACCGATTCAGATTGGCAGACGGTAATGGATGTGCATTTAAAAGGTACTTTCAATGCAGTGCGTGCCGCCCAGAAGCATATGGTTGCGAATAAATACGGAAGAATCATCAATATATCTTCCACTTCGGCCTTAGGGAACCGTGGTCAGGCTAATTATTCAGCTGCTAAAGCCGGGCTTCAGGGGTTAACAAAAACACTGGCGATTGAGCTTGGCAAATACGGGATAACGGCTAATTCGGTCGCACCAGGTTTTATCGAAACCGAAATGACGAAAGAAACAGCCAGACGGGTGGGTGTGAGTTTTGAGCAATTCATCCAGGATAGGGCAAACAGTATTCCGGTTGCAAGAAGCGGTTTGCCAAGTGATATCGCGCATGCTGTTGCATTCTTTGCCGATGAAGCCTCTTCATTCATTAGTGGACAGGTTTTATATGTTGCGGGCGGTCCAAAAAATTAA